One Panicum virgatum strain AP13 chromosome 3N, P.virgatum_v5, whole genome shotgun sequence DNA segment encodes these proteins:
- the LOC120664474 gene encoding RNA polymerase sigma factor sigE, chloroplastic/mitochondrial-like produces MTSTVTTPSRPLAAGCRRAAGPRRSGPAVLSLKGPRRRAPSTSCSAVASPEKRRAAAKLPPPQRPSRAAAAAEKEEGERTDYNEVAAALESIYKLSPAVVEEKHGDDEGKRKNRKKRKGGVGRSTVIVRSRRRRRGRRMDLGKRVEMKSMEGDAGGGRQDEEREFEEMLLREHSVSTDMGSLDWKRTKIPPVLSSAQSVRLFKTTQPMKAIFEVQKSLREDLQKDPTDAELAEATGMTVQQLRRRLDVGRAARNKLIKHNLRLVLYAINKYYPDMASDERFDDLCQAGANGLITAIDRFEPKRGFRISTYALFWIRHSIVRAMTLSNFTRFPFAMESERQEINKAREELAFELGRAPTDEEVIGRVGISQERYRDVLRMTRPTYSLHSRNRVTQEELINEVTDDDAIGVDAGKHNTLLRLAIDDLLDSLKPKESLVIRQRFGLDGRGKRTLSEIAGNLNISREMVRKYELKALMKLKHPTRVDYLRRYM; encoded by the exons ATGACGTCCACCGTGACCACGCCCAgccggccgctcgccgccgggtgccggcgcgcggccgggcCGCGGCGGTCCGGCCCCGCCGTGCTCTCGCTCaagggcccgcggcggcgggcgccgtcCACGAGCTGCTCGGCGGTCGCGTCGCCCGAgaagcggcgcgcggcggccaagCTCCCCCCGCCGCAGCGGCCGtcgagggccgcggcggcggcggagaaggaggaaggggagaggacGGACTACaacgaggtggcggccgcgctgGAGAGCATCTACAAGCTCAGCCCCGCCGTGGTCGAGGAGAAGCACGGCGACGACGAGGGCAAGAGGAAGaacaggaagaagaggaagggcgGAGTG GGCAGGAGCACGGTGATCGTGAggagccggcggaggaggcgcgggaGGAGGATGGACCTGGGGAAGAGGGTGGAGATGAAGAGCATggagggcgacgccggcggcggccggcaggacGAGGAGCGGGAGTTCGAGGAGATGCTGCTCCGGGAGCACTCGGTGTCCACGGACATGGGCAGCCTCGACTGGAAGCGCACGAAGATCCCGCCGGTGCTCAGCTCCGCGCAGAGCGTGCGCCTCTTTAAGACCACGCAGCCCATGAAG GCGATCTTCGAAGTGCAAAAGAGCTTGCGGGAGGACTTGCAGAAGGACCCGACCGACGCCGAGCTCGCGGAGGCCACCGGCATGACCGTCCagcagctgcgccgccgcctcgacgtcGGCCGGGCCGCCAGGAACAAGCTCATCAAG CACAACCTCCGGCTGGTGCTGTACGCCATCAACAAGTACTACCCGGACATGGCCAGCGACGAGAGGTTCGACGACCTTTGCCAGGCCGGCGCCAACGGCCTCATCACCGCCATCGACCGCTTCGAGCCCAAGCGCGGCTTCCGCATCTCGACCTACGCGCTCTTCTGGATCCGCCACTCCATCGTCCGCGCCATGACGCTTTCCAACTTCACGCGCTTCCCGTTCGCCATGGAGTCG GAGAGGCAGGAGATCAACAAGGCTCGGGAGGAGCTGGCGTTCGAGCTCGGGAGGGCGCCCACGGACGAGGAGGTGATCGGGAGGGTGGGGATCTCCCAGGAGAGGTACCGCGACGTGCTGAGGATGACGCGGCCCACCTACTCGCTGCACTCGCGGAACCGCGTGACGCAGGAGGAGCTCATCAACGAGGTCACCGACGACGACGCCATCGGGGTCGACGCCGGCAAGCACAACACGCTGCTCCGCCTGGCCATCGACGACCTC CTGGACTCGCTGAAGCCCAAGGAGAGCCTGGTGATCCGGCAGCGGTTCGGGCTCGACGGCCGGGGGAAGCGCACGCTCAGCGAGATCGCCGGCAACCTCAACATCTCTCGGGAGATGGTCCGCAAGTACGAGCTCAAGGCCCTGATGAAGCTCAAGCACCCCACGCGGGTGGACTACCTGCGCAGGTACATGTGA